The Silene latifolia isolate original U9 population chromosome X, ASM4854445v1, whole genome shotgun sequence genome contains the following window.
CCATAATTACTCCactattcccccccccccccaactaaCCCTAGTTGGAAAACTATTCACTATACATCATGGTTACCATGCCAACAATGGTGTTAAATATCATAAAACaagtaaacatgatgattaagcaagataATAAACAAAGGAATAACAAAAGAGAGGGTTAAAGAAAGTATACCAACAAATTAAGCCAAAGATGGACATAAGTAAGAAGGATCCTTGAATAACGATGAACACTTGTCATTAAATTTCAATACAaaacccaagagatccaaatgtaaactaCTGAAAGAGTAAATTGAAAGAACAAAATTGAAATATTGATTATTGAAAGATTAATGTAAATCGAGGAAGGATTAAGTCTAATCTAGGAAACATTAACAAGCAATctaaactaatctaatctaagctAAGGAGGTTTCCTCCTAATGAGGctttaatctaatctaatctaatctaaactaaCTTAACCCTCTAATTATTACAAAGAGGGTATATACAATGGCTACAAGATTAGGGTTGATTAGGATGGAGTGTCGTACAAGAAGGAGGTCCCGCAAAGGGAACCGGGAGACTCCCTGAACCATTTAGCCGGATTCAAAGAACAAATACAAACCCTGTCTGAGAATATGGGCGAGCTCTCGAGAAGCTTGGCCGAGCTTGGATAATCCGGGCAAGCTCTGGGACAATCCGTGCAGATTCTAGGTCAACTTGggtatttgagctcggattgtaaaacggacgtcatttcctcatccggactcctattagagtgactcaaaagcctagatcacttgagtTTTCGACGCTGATCTTGCTATGAAGGTTTTAGAGCCAAAAAAGGGCCTCTTAGTTTGGATCCAAGCGATTTCCTCTTGTAGTCGCTCCCTTGTGGTAATTGTTGAACAATAACCTCATGGGGCTTGGCATCAAAACCATCGTATATCTTGATTTATTAAACAAAGGGTCCATGGTCTTTATCTCCTcttaatgcttggtcattagatgcgttCATTTAGCTCTAATTTGCTCCGTTTATGCGCGATTTATGCTTCTTTTGCTTCCTTTTCTAAAAAATGGCACAAAATCTCCAAGAAAAtcaaataggaagctaaagacgtcaaaatgacccaaataagtgcaAATAAGCATGCTAAACAAGGTTCAATAAGGGATTAAAAGTACGCTTTTTATGACCACACCAATAAGCTATAGTCTTCTTAACAGATAAGACTTCTCTATCAACTAAAAGATAACTGATAAGCTGTAACTTATTGAATAATCTAACAACTTGTAAAGTATAAATAATTCTAAACTTAATCTAACAACTAACTAAATCTAATTTGATGactacttttattttgtatcatactccccttcttcaaaaagaatcggcTCGATTCATGAACCTGGCCTACGACCTCCCAGATCAAACATAAATGATCTAGCAAACGAGAAGATAGTTAAATTAGAGAAGACATTAGGATACTTCTTTAGTTCATCATCCTCGTTGTACTTCAAGTTTATAAATCTTGCTTGCTTTCCAGGTGTAGCGATTATTGTAATCGAAGACCTTCTCCTACCATACATGCTCGTGCCTTTCATCACGCCGTTGTCCATGCATAAAACGTGGAAGCTTCATGCCCCATAAATAACCGTATTCAAATGAAATCCACCATCTAACTCCTCTTCTACATAAGATTCGATTGGAGATTCACATTTGCCTTCAAataaggatgatttttgtaaattCCTACTGCTAAAACTGATTTAATGATGGCAGAATTAAATTGAATCTCCTCATCaccatatttatcaaatatagTGGCAAATCAAAGTTTAAAGCAGAATTGTTTTCCACCGGAGTTCCTTCAGAAAAACACGAACTCTCCTGGTATCGTTCCATCTTCTTTGCCCCTATAGAACCATCTTGGTTAAAGGAAATGAAGAGCTGAAGCTCCAATACCATAAGTCAAGATGGTCCTAAGCACGTGAAAgccaagttgttagttgaatttttgattgcgattggagttcaaaggGTAAACTCGAgcaggtagttcgagggttaatcggttttgattCTGCGCGGTTCTTGATGCAACAAAAAAAAAGATATAGTTCACGTGGATACTGTTCATCcgaaaaaagagaaagagagagcgGGGGGAACATGTTGGGAGTGTTCTCGTTTGAAAGCGGTTACAAGGAGAATGTTAAGTTTGATTCAACATTGCCTCCTATTTTTGATGATTATAATGAAGAGGAAATAGTTGAGATTGAGGTTAATGCTGAAGTTATTCTCGTGTAAGAAGGGAGGTGGGGTGGAAGGCACGAGTTAAGACGACACAAGCTGATATGGCAGAAAAAGGCTTTGATGTTAAACAAAATAAACGAGTAAAAAATTTGCGTCGAATATGATGACTTAAAATATAAATCGACACTATGTTCAAATCCATTATTATTCATCAATTTCGAATCCAGATTTGTAAGATTTTTATTTGATCCCGGGAGAGTGATTCTCCAAGAATTGAGGTCAACTCTCTTCGAAGGAGGAGGGAATGATAAGATTCTGGTTACGAGCTAGTTTGAGACAGGTTCGGGTTGTGAGTAGTTGAGTTAGAATAACAGTAGTCAAGTCGAAATAAAACTAGTCATAAGATTAGATTGAGTTGGTTGTTAGATTATTGATTAAATTTTAGTATTTTATTTATTgagtaaattataaataactcCCTTAAATAGACAACTTTTTTGAAATACCTCCTTTATAATTTTTTATCCAAATAACTCCTCATAAACCTTGTTTTTCAACAAATTAATACCTCTTCACCGGAACTagatttattttttatatttgatCGATTTACCCTTCCATATAACGTAATTCCTACATCGCTGCTATGTTTTCACAATCTGTGCATGAAAAATTTCAAACCTTTATCAAATCTAATACACTCAAATCATACACTATGAAGTAAGAATAATCAAGCATAACTTCGTCGTTGTCTTATTTTAAAGGACAGCATAGTGAGTAAATGAGTTGAACAGTATTTTAACATCTTATGTAAGTGAAAAATGAAAGGAAAAATGaatttttggccgaaaattcaaaaataagtCTTATTCCGGTGAAGAGGCATTGATTTGTATAAAAACATTTTTTAAAATGTAGTTATTtgaataaaaaattataaaatggaGTTGTTGCAAAAAAAAGTCGATTATATAAGGGAGTTATTTATAATtttttcttatttattttatattttatataggAGTCTTGTCGGTTAAGAAGACCATAGCTATTTAAGTAGGATATTGTATGTTAGTTTTATTCATTCAAGGTAAAAGCAAAACACGGCTTTATGCAATTGTGTAACCCGGATTCGACGAGTTTTCGATCCAACATTTGTTACTGTTTGACGCGTCTTCAAGCAATAACCCGAATTTAATCTATAGGTCTCGACTTTAATTCACCATTGTTTAGATTATAGGTCTAATCTGAGCAAATATCCCCACAAATTCAAACTTGTCCCTCGGTCACGAGTCACGAGTTTGAGCCTCGCTACTATCATGGTTCAATTATTTAAATCGCTTCCACATTCGTATCACCACCTCTCTTCAGCCTTCTGAGATGGTCTTATTTAGAGGGTTATTCAGGGTGATTTCTCTTTTGCTGCCTATCTATTTACTCGTTTTTTTTTTAGCTACGAAATTCTTGATCGCATGGGTTTTTATCCAAGGTGTAGGAGTTTTATCTCCACTGGAGGCAAACCTTTGTGACCTGCATTCCGCTTTTTATTTCTACGAACGTTCTAGTGGTGTAAGTACACTTTGCTCACTCTCGATGGCTCTCGAGGCTCGTTGGATTTAGGATGATTCATGTAGTGGATGTTGAAATTGAAGTTCGTGTTCAGCCACGGGCGGAGGCAGCCATTGGGCTATAGCCCAGGGCAAAATGCTAAGTAAAATTTAGTGTAACCAATTATCATATCCTAGATGTAGTTGAGTTCATTTTTTGCTCAACTTACAATCAAGAGACTATGGGTTCGATTACTTATATACACATTTTGCATGTTAATAGTGTGACATACAACGCACTAACAACCTAGGCCCTTGTTATCCAATGTCCTCAGCTTCTAGATTTCACTCTCATTTTTCTCCTCTATGAGCAGTGGTGTTTTACATAAACTTTGATTACCATACAAAAAAAATCCTTTTATAAAATATATAACTACTATAAGACTTTTTCACCATTAAATAAAAGTGTAACCTTTCTCATTACTCTACTTTACTACTACTACAAGTCTAGAACCATCCAATTCAATTATACAATGGTAAATTGGTAATAAAGATTTTCGAATATCATCATTCACGTTACATATAACGTTGCACAATTTGTGATATGATTATATCCGTCTTAgaataaaacgggtcaaatactaaCTCACttgactaaattagacaattatttgCTAGTTTCTAGGTTCTTTTTTTGGTCTTACAGGTGATATTTGactcgtcttaagcttaagacggatatgcccgtcttaaattaaatgagaatttgtgatacacTTTATCATAATTATCAATAAGACGGACACATAAGAATCAATCGAGTTAAATCTTACTCCGTACTAGATATGTAACATCCAGCATGAGTGCTCGCCCCCACTACATTGGAGATTTCGGAAATTTAGCTAAATTTTCGGATTTTTTTTAGTTTACCATATGACATTACCGATTTACCCTTGCTAAAATGTTTTGGCGCCCCTAAATGCGAATCCTGCCTCGGGCAAGATAATGTAACGCGTGTTTAATTTTAAAATTTAGCCCAAGGTGAATGTAATTCCTGGCTCCGCTCCTGTGTTCAGCAGTCCGTATGCCATCAACACACTTTTGTTACTCCGATGTAGTTACTATGTTGCTTTAGTTTGCGTTTTTACTAAAATAAGTGCATTTGCTCAAATGAGTGAAATGTCATTTGTATAAGAATTATAATTTTATGGTGTCAGAAACTTGTAATATATAATCTACTACTGCTAAAATAACTCACTCATTTATACATTACAAGTCTACAACAACAAGAAGAAGAATAACGATGGCACAAATGGCGACGACGCAACCTTACCTCTATACTAGCATAGTAGCAGCTTATGTTAGAAGTGTTGCTTCAAAAGAAGCACTTATTATCCCACATTGGTAGAATAATCGTTGGGATTGTTGGAAGTATTGGAATTCTATGTGGTTTTTGCACAATTTCCAAGTCTGATAGTTCAGTCTTCTATACTGATTGTCGCGGTTTTTCCATACGGATTACTCAGTCTTCTAAACTGATTATTGGCTTCTCCATGCTAATTGTGTAGTCTTCTATGAAACAAATTACAAGACGATATTTAATAAGCCTCTAGATCCTTCCTTCTATTCCTATAAATGCTCCATGTTTATGCCATTTTCTACATACGACACATTCTCCCATCTACTCTTTCTCAATCTACTCCTTTAATATGTTTCATTCATAGCTGATTTTGGCAACGTTTTGGTAGTAATCCTCAATCTGGgtctttgtcgtacaccttagactcgGAAGTTGTGTAACCCTGGGAAGTTGGTTGCTAAGAGGTCGTTTGTATCGAgcggggcaaattcaactttagggcagtgaCTTTATCACGCCACGACATCTTTCTCTTCAAGTTCTGTAAGTTTTTCTGTTTATTGTTCGTCTAATAGCTATACCGCCTACGGTCTAAAGttgaattttgaaaaaaaaaaaaattaattcatTCTTGGTAAATTTGAATTTGAGGCGATATGGCTATATATGTATGTTTCTGCAATGTGTGCGATGTGTATTTCTATTAAATTCGGTTTTGTCCTCATGGCTCACATAATAACAAATACTGATGTCACTTAGTGTTTGGTCTTGTGGTCTCGTAGCTCATACAAACGGAGTAGTTTTTTTTATCTTTTCCTTAACAATTAAAGAGATCATAAATGAGCTTGTCCTTATGTTAATATCACTTTGATTatttttttatgaaaaaaaaagtTGGATGTTAATACGGAATACTTATTTAATTAAAAGCTTATTTCCTTTTATTTCACATCTTATTTTCTAGTTTCGTCTTTGTATTGGGGGTGTGATTTGTTTTTTACGtggcttaatttttttttttgacaataatgAACTTTATAATTAAATAAAAGTACATACAATATCAGCCAGTAGCCAAGCTAACTGACTAGTGAACATACAGACGAAGGAAACTACGAATTGTGTACAAAGAGTGGCGCAATTCGATTGGTACTGGCTTTGTGGAGGCCAGAACAGAAGATAATTTTTTTGATGTAACTTTGAATGAAACGGAAGGTTGCGAAGCTGAGTGAGCTCTATACATAGTGAGAAGTAGGCCTTTTGTTAATGCTGCAAAAACGTGGGTGCACGCAGAAGTTGAACAACATGAGTGCAAGAGAGCGTATATGAAGAAGAGACGATGTAGTGATCCTGAAGAGATGACCTGCAAACAGGAATAAAGTAAGTCATAGCAGAGAAAGGCAAAGCGCAGTCCAAGGGTGGTAAAGAAAGTTTGGAGGCGGCTTCAGAATAGGAAGACCAAAGTACGGCCAACTGAGAATGAGATGCAAGAAGGTAGTCAGACAGATGTAAAATCTGAACCGGATTGACACTGCAATTGTCAAAAACTACAGAGTTGCGAATCATCCAAATGGCCTTTATAATACAAAGGAATTGAAGTAGGCACTGATCTGCAGTTTCTGTGACCCTGTGAAAATATACAATAAAATCAGCAATCCATTGCTGCAAGCAAACACCAGGATTAGCTACAGAATTAATACCAAGAGCCGAAGATAACCAAACATGTCTAGAAACAATACAAGAGCGAAAGAGATGATCTAAAGACTCCGAATGTGAATGACAAAAAACACAGGAAGTACTAACCTGGATGCCTCTAACAGAGAGATTTTCTAAAGAGGGAAGGATATTATGTACAATACGCCACACAAGTAGAGGGAACATAGGAGAACAGCGAAGACTCCAAAGAACTTTCCAAGGAAAGGCAGAGTAAAAGGAGGGAGAGCAGGAAAAGGATATATGGGACAACCAGAAATCATATCCTGAGCGGACTGTATAGACTCCATCCTCCATGTATTTCCAGTAGAAGAAATCATCTATATCAATATGAGGAGGTTCCATAGCAAGAATAGCCTTGGCACAAGGAGACTGAAACCAATGATAAACAGTGAAAGGATTCCAATTGCCCGAAGCAGTGAGCATATAAGAAAGAGATGGTGTTTCAGCAGCCGAAAATAATCTCACAGAGGGGGTATGGCCGTTAACCCAAGGGCTTGTAACAAGGTCAACAGAGGAACCATTACCAAGCTTCcatgaaaaaccaggagaaaaagcaTTAGCCGTGCGACATAATCCAGACCACAAAAACGAAGGATTAGAGACTTTTGATTTTGAATCAGGAATAGGTAAATCCTTCCTGTACTTGGGAGTCATAAACCGTGATAATAAACCAGACGAATGATGATGTATACGCCAGAAATTCTTCATAAGGAACGCCTGACTTAGCAAAGAGACAGATTTCAAACCTAGGCCACCACTTTCAAGAGGAAGGTGTAGAGATTCTCGAGAGAGCCAGTGAATAGATCTATAACGAACATCTTTACGCCACCAGAAAGCCGCAATCAAAGAGTCAAGCTTCTTACATATTCCAAGCGGAAAAGGAATAGAAGTCATCAGAAACCGGATTGATCCCAAAATAATAGAGTTGATAATAATCAGCTTACAAGGCTGGCAGAGGTGGAGAGAAGACCAAGCAATAATACGAGATGTCATCTTATCCACCAAAGGATGAAAAGCTAGAGACCTCTTAGAAGGAAGAATAGTAAGACCAAAGTACGGCCAGCTGAGAATGAGATGCAAGAAGGTAGTCAGACAGATGTAAAATCTGAACCGGGTTGACACTGCAATTGTCAAAAACTACAGAGTTGCAAATAAAAGCATCGTCAGCGTAAAAAAGATGCGTGATAGGGGGAGCATACCGAGAAATCTTGAGGCCATGTAAGGTGCTAGTCTTCTCCGCTGTTCGCAACCGGCAAGATAAAATCTCCATGCACATAATAAACAAAAAAGGTGAAAGTGGATCACCTTGCCTCAGACCACAAGAAGGTCTAAAGGTAGAAGAGGGCTTGCCATTGATAATGATATTATAAGTGACAGTCGATATGCATTCCCAAATAATATTTTGCCAAAATATTAGGAAACCGAATTTCTTCATAATCACAATAAGGAAAGGCCAATAAACACGGTAGAACGCTTTATGCATATCAAGTTTCAGAGCAGCATAAGAAACTGATCCTCTCTTTGTTTTATTAAGATAATACATAATCTCGTGAGTAATAAGACACCCGTCTGACATAAGCCGAGAAGGAACAAAAGCTTGCTGAGACTCCAAAACAATCGATGAAATAACAAGCTTGAGTCGATTAGAACGACACTTGGAGGCCAGACGATAAATAACATTGCAGAGACTGATAGGACGATACTGAGAGATCAACTCTGGCTTTTCAACCTTAGGGATAAGAATAATATGGGTATTATTCCATTCTTTCAGCATAACACCCGAGTTAAGGAATTGAAGAAGAGCCAAAGTAACCAGCTGACCAATCTGGGGCGAAAACAGCCGGAAAAATTTTGGTGTAATTCCGTCAGGCCCGGGTGATTTGGAACCATCCATACCATTGAGAGCATGTATAATATCAAGTTCCGTAAAAGGAGCAGATAACAGTAAGCAGTCCTCTGAGCTGAGCACCGGAAGATCAAGTGACTCAAGCAAAGGGTCTATAAACCTGCGAGGTGAGCCAGGATCTTGAGGAGGTGTTGCACACAAGAGATCTCGAAAGAAAGATGTAATATCCAGCGAAATCTGTTCTAGAGTAAAAAGCCATTCACCGAATCTAGAAAGTAAAGCAAGGATACGCTGATGAGAAGACTGTTGTTTGACACGGGAATACAAGAACCGCGATGGGAGGCCATCGAGAACTTCATTTTTCAGTTTTGCACGTTGTAACCAATAAGCATGTTGAGTCTGTAGAAGTTGAAGTTGTGCAGAACGAACTTGTTGAAAAGATGTTGCTGACTGAACATCTATAATCCCAGAACTAGAGCAATGAGTTTTATGTTGAATCTCAGACCAATTAATACCATGGGACAGCCGATGATGAATAACCCATTGCATTATAGAAAAGCGGACAGAAGCAAGGCGGCGTGACAAAACATACATAGGAGAGCCAGCAATAGATATCTGCCACGCACAAGCTACTATGTGGGCTatcttgttgggattcattaatctaaaagtttacatattgaatatgtgataaattaatttagtcaacaaattaattctagatcttattCATGCAAAACAAACACAAGtgtaaggagaaaaacggttccttacattggatatttcggatatttgggcactagtaaggtcacctaccttacttagttcttcagctttccaaatggatgaaacagattcaatttagaatctctcctcaaggattgtaccaagaaaacctccttaatacaaatattaattttattagtagaattaatatttgttcccttaaaattactaatattatgtatatactacttctagtatggtggaataatattagagaatTATGTGAGTTTTTAagattttgttcaacaacaaaattagagagataagtcATTATTCAAgtcaaaaaatgaaaaataggaatGAATTAGTgtaaaataagaagagaaaactctTCTCTTTCTCTAGGGTGGCCGGATGGTTCAcgagggaagagtgcccaatatcTTTTcaagttgttcttcacaagagactaggcatgaaGGTCTATATGTtgtaggtaatgattatgttgCCACTTAATAAAAATAATCAAAACACAACTAACTCCTAATCCCTCCATAATCACGGCACACTCATGTTAACATggatccattttaagtttgtcaatttgttaatttgtattgtg
Protein-coding sequences here:
- the LOC141619650 gene encoding uncharacterized protein LOC141619650 — protein: MNPNKIAHIVACAWQISIAGSPMYVLSRRLASVRFSIMQWVIHHRLSHGINWSEIQHKTHCSSSGIIDVQSATSFQQVRSAQLQLLQTQHAYWLQRAKLKNEVLDGLPSRFLYSRVKQQSSHQRILALLSRFGEWLFTLEQISLDITSFFRDLLCATPPQDPGSPRRFIDPLLESLDLPVLSSEDCLLLSAPFTELDIIHALNGMDGSKSPGPDGITPKFFRLFSPQIGQLVTLALLQFLNSGVMLKEWNNTHIILIPKVEKPELISQYRPISLCNVIYRLASKCRSNRLKLVISSIVLESQQAFVPSRLMSDGCLITHEIMYYLNKTKRGSVSYAALKLDMHKAFYRVYWPFLIVIMKKFGFLIFWQNIIWECISTVTYNIIINGKPSSTFRPSCGLRQGDPLSPFLFIMCMEILSCRLRTAEKTSTLHGLKISRWPYFGLTILPSKRSLAFHPLVDKMTSRIIAWSSLHLCQPCKLIIINSIILGSIRFLMTSIPFPLGICKKLDSLIAAFWWRKDVRYRSIHWLSRESLHLPLESGGLGLKSVSLLSQAFLMKNFWRIHHHSSGLLSRFMTPKYRKDLPIPDSKSKVSNPSFLWSGLCRTANAFSPGFSWKLGNGSSVDLVTSPWVNGHTPSVRLFSAAETPSLSYMLTASGNWNPFTVYHWFQSPCAKAILAMEPPHIDIDDFFYWKYMEDGVYTVRSGYDFWLSHISFSCSPSFYSAFPWKVLWSLRCSPMFPLLVWRIVHNILPSLENLSVRGIQQWIADFIVYFHRVTETADQCLLQFLCIIKAIWMIRNSVVFDNCSVNPVQILHLSDYLLASHSQLAVISSGSLHRLFFIYALLHSCCSTSACTHVFAALTKGLLLTMYRAHSASQPSVSFKVTSKKLSSVLASTKPVPIELRHSLYTIRSFLRLYVH